CCTCAGTCTGCAGCAGTTCAATCGCTCCGTCATAGTCATACCCCATCGCCAGGCGTTCTGCCCGGGCAACCGTGTCCTCCAGTTTCCTCTGCTTTTCATCGGCTTCTTTCTTCGCCTGTTCCTGCTGAACCTTTTCCTGCTCTTTCTTCTGACTGCTTCGCTTGACACCCCAGACGACGCCTCCGATACAGAGGATCAGCACAAGCGCGAGCACGCCGACAACCGTCAGGCGCATGATCATCGCCTTGCGCTTCCTCTGACGCTGGCGTTCCCGGCGGATCCGCTCACGTCTTCTGCGCTCCTCATCGGTCATATTGGAGGTATCCTTTTTCTGGGACGCGGCTCTGTTCACAGACGGTCCCGCCGTTTTTTTTGCAGATGCGCTCTTTTTTCCGTCAGCCGTCTTGCCGGACTTTTTCTGATTCAGAAATCTGTCCTTCAGCCCGTCAATTTTGCTTTTGTTTTCTTTCTTAGCTTTTGCTTTATTCTCTTTTTCCATACGTATTTTTCTGCCTGTTCTGCTTAAAGACTTGGAACGTCAGTCCTTCTCTTGTCGAGGACCGTAGCTGCATCAAACAGATCGCTCGTACGGTTCTTCTCACCATGAACATCGTTCCATAAACGGTAACCATCCAGATTTCTTCTTCCCTGGCGCAGGTAGTTGTCCCTGATCTGCAGGAAATACTGTGAAGAATCCACATTACAGTAAAAGTTAAATCCCTGGCTTTTGAAATATGAAAACTTTTCATTCTCCATGGTATAATCATGCCAGTCGGCAAGGTCCTGCCCATGGGCGAAAATTACGGTATCCGATCCCCCTATGAGCGGCGCCACATAGGACTGCCATTTTTCCGTATCCGCCTTGATCGTCTCCAGGCTGGAATCGCCGATTCTGATGTGTCCCCAGGTATGGCTCGCAAAATCCCATCCTGTTTCCTTGATGGCATCCGCCACCTTTGTCGCCTCGGCGACTTCTTTGTCCCAGTCAAAGTCCGGATGTTCAGCCATCCATTTCTGCTGATCCTCCGCCAGGTTTTCTTTCGTCTTATAAGCAATATCTGTCCGATATCCCAGGATGCCGTTATAACCGGTCAGCGCGACCGTTCCGCGCGCCCCGCGGTAAGCGCCGTCGGGATGCTCTTCCAGAAATTCATTCATCAGCGGAATGCAGTCGTACGCTCCTGTTACAACCGTTCCGTCATCCTGAATATATTCACATGTAGGTTTGCCGTCTTCACCGATCACCATCTTTGATGCGAT
The Ruminococcus gauvreauii genome window above contains:
- a CDS encoding polysaccharide deacetylase family protein, giving the protein MGNDQRRNLEQLDPKQRRRIEERRRERRRQRRRRAMMLRAATLGVLILILIGCIAGVAFGVKKGMSKKQEAKAEKERQIQAEEAENEKRQQLIRDAELATVGYDYDKAVELLKSIENYDKDADIIAKIAAYEAAKSTLKSVNIDQVTHVFYHSLVVDPEKAFTGNDSATAGFCQWMTTVDEFNAITQQMYDNGYVLVRLHDLVNQTTDDDGTVHFTKAKILLPEGKKPFVLSLDDLSYYHSYDGRGIASKMVIGEDGKPTCEYIQDDGTVVTGAYDCIPLMNEFLEEHPDGAYRGARGTVALTGYNGILGYRTDIAYKTKENLAEDQQKWMAEHPDFDWDKEVAEATKVADAIKETGWDFASHTWGHIRIGDSSLETIKADTEKWQSYVAPLIGGSDTVIFAHGQDLADWHDYTMENEKFSYFKSQGFNFYCNVDSSQYFLQIRDNYLRQGRRNLDGYRLWNDVHGEKNRTSDLFDAATVLDKRRTDVPSL